From a single Planctellipticum variicoloris genomic region:
- a CDS encoding flagellar basal body rod protein FlgB: MLDQFLQSGTQPLLKRLALFAERRQDVLAGNIANIDTPGYKMRDLPVAEFQNAMQEAIRRLNRPAVSPGETSLSLQWAEPVPEFFESPEAAFTPDLFRAKEPGSQPGITFQDANNRSIENQTLQMTRNSLLQTMALQLMSAQYAQLEAAITERA, translated from the coding sequence ATGCTCGATCAGTTCCTGCAGTCGGGAACGCAGCCGCTCCTGAAGCGTCTGGCGCTGTTTGCCGAACGGCGGCAGGATGTTCTGGCCGGGAATATCGCCAACATCGATACGCCGGGTTACAAGATGCGGGACCTGCCGGTGGCGGAGTTCCAGAACGCGATGCAGGAAGCGATTCGCCGGCTGAATCGCCCGGCGGTCTCGCCGGGGGAGACGTCGCTTTCGCTGCAGTGGGCGGAGCCGGTTCCGGAGTTCTTCGAGAGCCCCGAAGCGGCGTTCACGCCGGACCTGTTTCGGGCGAAAGAGCCGGGATCACAGCCGGGGATTACGTTTCAGGACGCCAACAACCGCAGCATTGAAAATCAGACGTTGCAGATGACGCGGAACTCGCTGCTGCAGACGATGGCCCTGCAACTGATGTCGGCGCAGTATGCGCAGCTCGAGGCTGCGATTACAGAACGCGCCTAG